The Denticeps clupeoides chromosome 10, fDenClu1.1, whole genome shotgun sequence DNA window AAAAAGACCTCCCACACAGCCTGGAGGACTTCAGCCGCGTAATCAACGTGAGTCTCCCCAGGCATCCTGGCATTGTTGCTAAAAGTTGAGCCAACGACTGCCATGCTACTACATGAATACTGTATTTCGCTTTGTTCGCTCAGGTGAACATAGCAGGTACTTTTAATGTGATCCGGCTGGCTGCAGGAGAGATGGGAAAGAACGAGCCGGATGCAGATGGGCACAGAGGCTGTATAGTGAACACAGCCAGTGTGGCTGCATTTGACGGACAGGTACTGTGTCCTGTACAAGAATTGAGTGTCATTCTCTGTGAGCCGTTAGAGGGCACCACTTCGTCTTGTGTGGCTACAAGCAGTGGGTGAGAGAGTCTACACCAACCTTTCTGGGTGACGCTCAATTGAGAacatattgtttttgttttgtttttttttgtccatttctcTATAACGCATTAAAAATGATACCTTTTGGGGATTTCAAGGTTGGACAGGCAGCATACTCTGCCTCCAAAGGAGCCATCGTTGGTATGACTTTACCAATTGCCAGAGATCTCGCACCAATGGGAATCCGTGTGGTCACTATCGCTCCAGGTTTGTTTGCTCTGGAACtctcatttttcatatttactcAAAATCTGCTTTTTTCACTTTAGTTTTTGTTGATTgattttgtctgtctgtgttccaCATTGTACTGACTACTAATGTACAATGAGTAAGATTGCACAATGTGCAAGTGGTTTTGTAATACATGCGCTCTGCTCAGGCCAAAGTGCATCAGTTCTTTTGTTCATATCAAGAAGATGTCCACACTTATTCTCTTAtgcattccattttttttaggtCTCTTTTCTACTCCACTGCTGGCTGGATTACCAGAGAAAGTGCGGAGCTTTCTGGCTCGACAAGTGCCCTTCCCCTCTCGTCTTGGTGACCCAGCAGAGTTTGCACACCTGGTGACAGCCTTGGCAGAGAACCCCATGATTAATGGCGAGGTCATCCGCTTGGATGGTGCGATCCGAATGCAACCATGAGAGGCCAGTAGAGGCTGAGGGGTGTATTAGATGCGTTGTCAGTAACAGAAATCTGTATCTCATTCTGGACAGGAAGCCCTACTATGATTTAAACCACTTCATCAACATCATGATTGTATTATTGTAAAAATCACACTCCGTATCAAGCAAGGACTGAATAACTCTTCATGTGTGCACTTGCCAGTTTTGGAGTATTTACTTGAAAGGAGAGAGTATTTTTGTCCGTTTGTTATAATGAAGTGAAATATCAGTCATCAGTTGAATTGTAGGGGAATGCAGATGCCTTTTATGGTCAATAAACAGATGTTCTAGTACACAATGAATGGAATGGTCTTCAGTGGCTGTCTGTACAGTGTCTGGTATTAAAAGTGCTTTGTCTACAACTAATGACCATTTTGATATAAATGATCAATTGAATAATCATAAAATTGCTCCTATTTAGATAGcagcttttacatttatcacgaggttatttaaattatgtggCAAATAATAAAGGCAAGAAAGATAGTTCActcaaacattttaatgttctgCATTGACTGGTAGGGCTCTATCTTGTGGAGTTGGGGGTCATGCGGGGAGTGTGGTGGTGTGACACTGGGTGCATGGGGGCCAGTTCTTGATTGCCTGGGCCCCTGGGGGTTAGTAGTCTGGCTTCTCAGGCTCCCTGAAACCTCTGTCCTTTTGATGGTAGGGGCTTCACCTGGGACAGAAGCCCCGTGGACCGTGGAAAGCGTGGACTTCAGTGTACTTGAGAATCAATGGATATCCCTGGTCTCCTGGGGCATGTTCTAGCAAAGGAACTTGTTCTCAAGTTCCTTTGGGGCACTGCTGCGGCCTCTCACCCCCACTATGAGGGGCATTCCATGTTTAATgtacatacaaatatataattcTGCATGTTAGTTATCTGTGTTGctacatacagtgggtacagagtAACCATGTTGCAACCATTTGTTAATATTTAAGTAAatcttttcctcattaatgtacatacagcaccccatattgacagaattgttgacatttttgcagctttattaacaaagaaaaactaaaatatcacgaggtcctaagtattcagaccctttgctcggTATTTAATAGAAGCAACCCTTTTGATCTAagtcatgagtctttttgggaaagatttTCCACACCTGATTTTGGGGATTCtttgccattcctccttgcagagtAGCACACAAGCATTTTACCAGCAGTAAAACAGTGCAAATGATTCTGCAGCAAGTCACGTTGTAAAACTATTACGGCTGGAAGTTTTGCGTATTGCATTGCCTGCATTGATGCATGGCCAGTGCTTCTTTCATTCACCATGTTATCTGCTAAGGAACAACAAATTAGAGTTGGTTTATTTATATGGCTTTCGGTTCATTACTGTAGTACAGTAAATAAGAAATTTCCTTGATGCACATTATGTTGCAGTGATTCCACTGACATACAGTTGTTATAAGTCTTTAGGTAAAATAAAGGAAGCCTGCTTACTTCATCttatgagtaaaaaaaaacagaaatagtgtatgtagaataaaatagaaggctttttattgtcattatacacatatacataaaaacagctccttcagtgtagacatatatgtagaaaatacaaatatacaaaaaattcAATACGATAATGGTGCAGCTGCCGTACCAAACTGTAATACAGTAAGTCAGCAAGCTTTCAATGGACAAGCAGTAGAACGTCAGCAGCAGGTTGGGGTCCAGGTTGGGCAAGGAAAGTCACTCAGAAAGTGTATCTGCTGCTGAAACTTCTTGATGACTGCTGTGATGTTGTATGTCCAAGAGATGTCAGCGGAGATAAGGACCCCAAGAAACTAGAAGGTACACATTTGCTGTTGATGTAAAGGGGGGCTGCTGAAGTGCTTTGCCTCCTGAAGTCGACACGTGGTGATGTTGGCCATGCCTTGTTCTGATCCTGCATTTGGTCATGCCACACCAGGAGGACTGCTGGATGCTGGACATTCTTGGGACCTTAATGCTTGTTAATACTTCAcaatcctgcaaatgagctaataCAGTAAAAAACTAGATCCATACCTTTCCAAACAATATTAATTGACAGCACACAATTGTTAATACAACATTCCAGCAActaaacttttaaaaagtctaAACAAATTACTTTACAGAGCACTAAATTGACAGAATCCTGCACATGATAtaataaagacattaaaaaatatCCTACCTTGACAGAAGTGACCAATATAAAAATGGACATCAACCATTTTGAAGACATATCTGACTccaaaatcacaataaaaaaaaaagaaagaaagtattTATACTTTCACTAAATAGAATATTACTCAATTGacaattgttaaaaaaaatcaatcctGCAACTAcgcttttaaataaacagtaatCCATACACAGCTCCTAACCTCCCAACCTAACTACATACTTCAAGCACTATGAAGACTGATTTGACTCCATCTTCACAAAAACAATGTTGATATCCATACCTTTCaaaaagtgaccaaaaaaaagacatcaagCAATCTAGAGTGATCTGACGACACACGCacaaagaaaagataaaaaaatgattaataccTTTACAAAACAGTAAT harbors:
- the hsd17b10 gene encoding 3-hydroxyacyl-CoA dehydrogenase type-2, with protein sequence MANIRSVKGAVGLVTGGASGLGRATVERLVSQGASAVILDLPSSEGQSLASSLGDRCAFAPADVTSESDVRSAVALARERFGRLDLAVNCAGIAVAVKTYNFKKDLPHSLEDFSRVINVNIAGTFNVIRLAAGEMGKNEPDADGHRGCIVNTASVAAFDGQVGQAAYSASKGAIVGMTLPIARDLAPMGIRVVTIAPGLFSTPLLAGLPEKVRSFLARQVPFPSRLGDPAEFAHLVTALAENPMINGEVIRLDGAIRMQP